One Beggiatoa leptomitoformis DNA segment encodes these proteins:
- a CDS encoding MBL fold metallo-hydrolase: MPVELYNDGTHKCIAFYDLVSGEGVQANQFLIVNGSHSALIDPGGDLIYNDLFMKSYKYVFTKNLEYVIGSHQDPDIISSLNKWLVGSECKVIVPGIWERFIPHFAPPGKSKDRIIGIPDKGMDIYLGNTILKAIPAHFLHSEGNFQFYDPLSKILFSGDLGASMVHSKEDQPVDDFEAHIKYMKPFHQRYMSSNKVCRYWVNMIKELDIEWIVPQHGRSFKGKEMIAQFLAWIETLECGVDLVTQDFYKIP, encoded by the coding sequence ATGCCTGTCGAATTGTACAATGATGGTACACATAAATGCATTGCTTTTTATGACTTAGTGTCAGGCGAAGGCGTGCAAGCAAATCAATTTTTAATCGTGAATGGCAGTCATTCTGCACTCATCGATCCGGGAGGAGATTTAATTTATAACGATTTATTTATGAAGTCGTATAAGTATGTTTTTACTAAAAATTTAGAGTATGTTATCGGTTCACATCAAGACCCCGATATTATTTCTTCTTTGAATAAATGGTTAGTTGGGAGTGAATGTAAAGTTATTGTCCCCGGTATATGGGAACGATTTATTCCGCATTTTGCCCCTCCAGGAAAGTCAAAAGATCGAATTATTGGCATTCCTGATAAAGGTATGGATATTTACTTAGGTAATACCATTCTAAAAGCAATTCCCGCACATTTCTTACACTCAGAAGGTAATTTTCAATTTTACGACCCACTGAGTAAGATATTATTTTCTGGTGACTTAGGCGCGTCAATGGTGCATTCAAAAGAAGACCAGCCAGTTGACGACTTTGAGGCGCACATTAAATACATGAAACCGTTTCATCAACGGTATATGTCAAGCAACAAAGTTTGTCGCTATTGGGTTAACATGATCAAAGAATTAGATATTGAATGGATTGTTCCACAACATGGGCGGTCTTTTAAAGGAAAAGAAATGATTGCACAATTTTTAGCGTGGATTGAAACGCTAGAATGTGGGGTTGACCTAGTAACACAGGATTTTTATAAAATCCCGTGA